From Thermothelomyces thermophilus ATCC 42464 chromosome 6, complete sequence, the proteins below share one genomic window:
- a CDS encoding carbohydrate esterase family 12 protein (CAZy_ID 268084) encodes ARQAKPAAFFLAGDSTTAVNGGWGDGFVALLRNGAIGQNKGHSGATTASFVAGGDWASVLDLVESNKAGGYDCYVTIQFGHNDQKSTSGISISQFQTNLENMARDVERAGGTPVILTSLTRRTFTNNGVLDDSLADVSEAARKAAAAAAGVALLDLNAASRAYVQAIGQQAADRYNLADGDRTHLNPHGEAVFARIVADLVVGWKRELAEYVTPDPEMSDKIARGEY; translated from the exons GCTCGGCAGGCCAAGCCGGCTGCCTTCTTCCTCGCGGGCGACTCGACGACGGCCGTCAATGGCGGCTGGGGCGACGGCTTCGTTGCTCTCCTGCGGAACGGAGCCATCGGCCAGAACAAGGGCCACAGCGGCGCCACGACGGCGTCGttcgtcgccggcggcgactGGGCAAGCGTCCTCGACCTGGTCGAGAGCAACAAGGCCGGCGGATACGACTGCTACGTGACGATCCAGTTCGGCCACAACGATCAG AAATCCACCTCGGGCATCAGCATCTCGCAGTTTCAGACCAACCTCGAGAACATGGCGCGGGACGTCGAGCGGGCAGGGGGCACGCCGGTGATCCTGACGTCGCTGACGCGGCGCACCTTCACCAACAACGGCGTGCTCGACGACAGCCTGGCCGACGTGTCCGAGGCGGCCCggaaggcggcggccgccgccgcgggcgTCGCCCTGCTCGACCTCAACGCCGCCTCGCGCGCGTACGTCCAGGCCATCGGCCAGCAGGCCGCCGACCGCTACAACCTCGCCGACGGCGACCGCACCCACCTCAACCCCCACGGCGAGGCCGTCTTTGCCCGCATCGTCGCCGACCTCGTCGTCGGCTGGAAGCGGGAGCTCGCCGAATACGTCACCCCGGACCCGGAAATGTCGGACAAGATCGCCCGGGGAGAGTAT
- a CDS encoding lactate/malate dehydrogenase has product MSGNEKPTSRIAIVGVGQVGAAAAYALILESVAGELLLVDIKADWRDGQVRDLADVAYGIGSGTRVRAATHREAGQCDIVVITAGSKWSIGETNVQHMHRNVSVMRSVMRDMTPFRSDAIVIVVSNPVDLLTSIAQELSGLPRFQVFGSGTFLDSVRLRGLVADKAGVSADAIHLSVVGLHGDSQVVTWSTATVNGVPLDRFVAPVVSGVELMHADLEDECKFRSEHIIRAKGGTPFGIGSVVASLCSTVLRDKGDVRPVSYYQPDYGCCFSLPVVLGRKGIMRTIAMPLDEREKATVSRSAQRLKETIERLHKSQ; this is encoded by the exons ATGAGCGGAAACGAGAAGCCGACGTCGCGGATCGCGATCGTGGGGGTGGGCCAGGtgggcgcggcggcggcgtacgCGCTGATCCTCGAGTCGGTCGCGGGcgagctgctgctggtggacATCAAAGCAGACTGGCGAGACGGGCAGGTACGCGATCTGGCCGACGTGGCGTACGGCATCGGCAGCGGCACGCGCGTGCGGGCGGCGACGCACCGCGAGGCGGGCCAGTGCGACATTGTGGTCATCACCGCCGGCTCCAAGTGGTCCATCG GCGAGACGAACGTCCAGCACATGCACCGCAACGTGTCGGTCATGCGCAGCGTGATGCGGGACATGACGCCGTTCCGGTCCGACGCTATCGTGATCGTGGTGTCAAACCCGGTCGACCTGCTCACCTCCATCGCGCAGGAGCTCTCGGGGCTCCCGAGGTTCCAAGTGTTTGGCTCGGGCACCTTTCTGGACTCGGTGCGGCTCCGGGGTCTAGTGGCCGACAAGGCCGGG GTCTCGGCCGATGCCATCCACCTGTCCGTGGTGGGCTTGCACGGCGACTCGCAGGTGGTGACGtggtcgacggcgacggtCAACGGGGTGCCGCTGGACAGGTTCGTGGCTCCAGTCGTGTCGGGCGTGGAACTCATGCACGCGGACCTCGAGGACGAGTGCAAGTTCCGTTCCGAGCACATCATCCGGGCCAAGGGGGGCACACCTTTTGGCATCGGCTCGGTCGTGGCCAGCCTCTGCTCGACCGTCCTCCGGGACAAGGGCGACGTGCGGCCGGTCAGCTACTACCAGCCCGACTATGGCTGCTGCTTCAGCCTGCCCGTGGTTCTGGGGAGGAAGGGCATCATGCGGACGATCGCGATGCCGCTGGACGAGCGTGAGAAGGCCACGGTGTCCCGGTCGGCCCAGAGGCTCAAGGAGACGATTGAGCGATTGCACAAGAGCCAGTGA